A genome region from Geobacter pickeringii includes the following:
- a CDS encoding UDP-N-acetylmuramoyl-L-alanyl-D-glutamate--2,6-diaminopimelate ligase — protein MRLDELAQVIRPTATGGDLAREIEGLCYDSRQVKPGGLFFALRGGATDGHDFIPAARERGAAAFVLEEPSRAPEGMTWLRVDDARLAMSRAAAAFYGNPTGGVPVIGITGTNGKTTTTYLVEAILAQAGISSAVLGTISYRFGARVIPAPHTTPESVDLQRTIRELVDLGAAGVVMEVSSHALEQHRVDGCRFDVGIFTNLTRDHLDYHHDMESYFGSKARLFTELLAADAGKPRRAAVINIDDPYGLRLAAVAAAPVISYGLSAGAAVRAEEVSFTVDGVAGSLVTPAGTHPFRSRLLGRFNLYNILAAAAAGVALDIPLAAIAAAIGGNISVPGRLERVENDRGVTVLVDYAHTGDALENVLETVAEIATGRIITVFGCGGDRDRGKRPVMGEIAGRFSDLTIVTSDNPRTEEPAAIIAEVLAGIRGTGLREFRPEDAGGTAEKGFTALESRRAAIRLAVQTARPGDIVLLAGKGHEDYQIIGTVKHHFDDREEAAAALRDRD, from the coding sequence ATGAGACTGGATGAACTGGCACAGGTCATACGACCCACGGCAACAGGTGGGGATTTGGCGCGGGAGATCGAGGGGCTCTGCTACGATTCACGGCAGGTAAAGCCCGGCGGTCTCTTTTTCGCTTTAAGGGGGGGCGCCACGGACGGCCACGACTTCATCCCCGCAGCCCGTGAGCGGGGCGCGGCCGCCTTCGTGCTTGAAGAACCGTCGCGGGCGCCGGAAGGGATGACATGGCTTCGGGTCGACGATGCCCGCCTCGCCATGTCCCGTGCCGCCGCCGCCTTCTACGGCAATCCGACCGGCGGCGTACCGGTGATCGGCATCACCGGCACCAACGGCAAGACCACCACGACCTATCTCGTGGAGGCGATCCTGGCCCAAGCCGGCATTTCGTCCGCGGTGCTCGGGACCATAAGCTACCGGTTCGGGGCGCGGGTCATCCCCGCTCCCCACACCACTCCCGAGTCGGTGGACCTGCAGCGGACCATCCGCGAGCTCGTTGACCTGGGGGCCGCTGGGGTGGTGATGGAGGTCTCCTCCCACGCCCTCGAACAGCACCGGGTCGACGGCTGCCGGTTTGACGTCGGGATCTTCACGAACCTGACGCGGGACCATCTCGACTATCATCACGACATGGAGAGCTACTTCGGGAGCAAGGCGCGGCTCTTCACCGAACTCCTGGCGGCCGATGCCGGCAAGCCCCGGCGCGCGGCGGTCATCAATATCGACGATCCCTACGGTCTTCGCCTTGCCGCCGTTGCCGCAGCGCCGGTGATCAGTTACGGCCTCTCCGCCGGGGCGGCAGTGCGGGCGGAGGAGGTCAGCTTCACAGTGGATGGTGTCGCCGGCTCCCTGGTGACGCCGGCCGGGACGCACCCCTTCCGGTCGCGGCTGCTCGGCCGGTTCAATCTCTACAATATTCTCGCTGCCGCGGCGGCGGGTGTCGCCCTCGACATCCCCCTCGCGGCCATCGCGGCGGCCATCGGTGGGAACATCAGCGTCCCGGGGCGTCTGGAACGGGTCGAGAACGACCGGGGGGTGACGGTGCTGGTGGACTACGCCCATACCGGCGACGCCCTCGAGAATGTTCTGGAAACTGTGGCGGAGATTGCGACGGGGCGGATCATCACGGTCTTCGGCTGCGGCGGCGACCGCGACCGGGGGAAGCGGCCGGTGATGGGAGAGATCGCCGGGCGTTTCAGCGATCTGACGATCGTCACCTCCGATAACCCTCGCACCGAGGAGCCGGCGGCGATCATCGCGGAGGTCCTCGCGGGGATCCGGGGAACGGGGCTGCGGGAGTTTCGTCCGGAAGATGCCGGCGGCACTGCGGAAAAGGGGTTTACGGCCCTGGAGTCGCGCCGTGCCGCCATCCGGCTCGCCGTCCAGACGGCCCGCCCTGGAGACATTGTGCTGCTGGCGGGGAAGGGGCACGAGGATTACCAGATCATCGGGACCGTGAAACACCATTTCGACGACCGCGAAGAGGCGGCTGCCGCCCTGCGGGATCGGGACTAG
- the mraY gene encoding phospho-N-acetylmuramoyl-pentapeptide-transferase: MLYHLLYPLASDFRILNVFKYLTFRTIYAVITALVVSFIMGPWMIRKLEALQARQVIRTDGPESHLKKSGTPTMGGILILVSIVIPTLLWADLTSHYVWTTLFVIVGYGLIGFTDDYKKVVEKNPKGLSPRQKMAGQFLIAGAAVCYLVFVAGMSTDLAVPFFKRLHPDLSYFYIPFAMLVIVGASNAVNLTDGLDGLAIGPVAINAATYLLFTYIAGNAKLSSYLQISYVPGAGELAVLCGAMVGAGIGFLWYNAYPAEVFMGDVGSLSLGGGLGILAVITKQEMLLVIVGGVFVVEALSVIFQVGSYKYRGKRIFRMAPIHHHFELKGVAEPKIIVRFWIITIILALVAISTLKLR; this comes from the coding sequence ATGCTCTACCATCTGCTCTATCCTCTGGCCAGCGATTTCAGGATCCTGAACGTCTTCAAATACCTGACGTTCCGGACCATCTACGCGGTCATCACCGCCCTCGTGGTCTCGTTCATCATGGGCCCCTGGATGATCCGCAAGCTCGAAGCGCTCCAGGCGCGGCAGGTGATCCGCACCGACGGACCCGAGTCGCACCTGAAAAAGTCGGGGACGCCGACCATGGGGGGGATTCTCATCCTCGTCTCCATCGTCATTCCCACGCTGCTCTGGGCGGACCTGACCAGCCACTACGTCTGGACCACGCTGTTCGTCATCGTCGGCTACGGACTGATTGGCTTCACCGACGACTACAAGAAAGTGGTGGAGAAGAACCCCAAGGGCCTCTCGCCGCGGCAGAAGATGGCGGGGCAGTTTCTGATCGCCGGAGCGGCGGTCTGCTACCTGGTCTTCGTGGCGGGCATGTCGACCGATCTGGCGGTGCCGTTCTTCAAGCGTCTCCATCCGGATCTCTCCTATTTCTACATTCCGTTCGCCATGCTCGTGATCGTCGGGGCGAGCAATGCGGTGAACCTGACCGACGGTCTCGACGGACTGGCCATCGGCCCGGTGGCGATCAACGCCGCCACCTATTTGCTGTTTACCTACATTGCCGGGAATGCTAAACTCTCCAGCTATTTGCAGATCTCGTACGTACCCGGGGCCGGGGAGCTGGCGGTGCTCTGCGGGGCCATGGTGGGGGCCGGGATCGGCTTCCTCTGGTACAACGCCTACCCCGCCGAGGTCTTCATGGGGGACGTGGGCTCCCTCTCCCTGGGTGGGGGGCTCGGCATCCTGGCGGTCATCACCAAGCAGGAGATGCTCCTCGTCATCGTCGGCGGGGTATTCGTCGTCGAGGCGCTGTCGGTCATCTTCCAGGTCGGGTCGTACAAGTACCGCGGCAAGCGCATCTTTCGCATGGCACCGATCCACCACCACTTCGAACTGAAGGGGGTGGCGGAGCCGAAGATCATCGTCCGGTTCTGGATCATCACCATCATCCTGGCGCTGGTCGCCATTTCGACGCTGAAGCTGAGATAA
- a CDS encoding UDP-N-acetylmuramoyl-tripeptide--D-alanyl-D-alanine ligase: MFTIAEIVEATGGAVAVGEAAGEVSGVSTDSRLAKPGELFVPLRGERFDGHNFLGSVWDRGVRVTLAEKRWLEEGNLPAGGCCIAVDDTLRALGDLASYHRRRFDLPVVGVTGSNGKTTTKEMLAAILSVGGEGLKTEGNLNNLIGVPQMLFRLTAAHRWAVLEMGMSEFGEIDRLAEIARPDVGVITNAYPAHLETLGSVEGVAKAKGELFLRLQPGGCAVFNAADQLIARCPSPEGVRRISFGLWNADVTAEAIEGLGIGGQRFMLRLPDAAVPVTLRAFGRHNVANALAAAAAAHVLGISAETIARGLGEFHPYARRFNLEEVAGVVLVDDSYNANPASMAAALTTLREIADGHRSVAVLGDMLELGEGAEEAHRQLGRLAATCVDRLYLLGPMAGVVAAGAREGGMAEGSLVIAASHEEIVQDLRRTVGANEFILVKGSRGMAMDRVAEGVRTMETTTCGKGGPT, encoded by the coding sequence TTGTTCACCATTGCAGAGATAGTCGAGGCGACGGGAGGGGCCGTTGCGGTGGGAGAGGCGGCCGGTGAGGTCTCCGGGGTCTCCACTGATTCGCGCTTGGCAAAGCCGGGGGAGCTCTTTGTGCCGCTGCGGGGCGAGCGCTTCGACGGGCACAATTTTCTCGGCTCCGTCTGGGACCGGGGGGTGCGGGTGACGCTCGCCGAAAAGCGGTGGCTCGAAGAGGGGAACCTTCCCGCGGGTGGGTGCTGCATTGCGGTGGACGATACGCTGCGGGCACTGGGCGATCTTGCCTCGTATCACCGCCGGCGTTTCGACCTGCCGGTCGTGGGAGTCACCGGGAGCAACGGCAAGACGACCACCAAGGAGATGCTGGCGGCGATCCTTTCAGTGGGGGGAGAAGGGCTCAAGACCGAGGGGAACCTCAACAATCTCATCGGGGTGCCGCAGATGCTTTTCCGGCTTACCGCGGCCCATCGCTGGGCGGTCCTTGAAATGGGGATGAGCGAGTTCGGCGAGATCGACCGGCTGGCGGAGATTGCCCGCCCCGACGTGGGGGTCATCACCAACGCCTACCCGGCTCACCTGGAGACGCTTGGCAGCGTCGAGGGGGTGGCGAAGGCGAAGGGGGAACTCTTCCTCCGGCTCCAGCCGGGCGGATGTGCGGTATTCAACGCCGCCGATCAGCTCATCGCCCGGTGCCCCTCACCCGAAGGGGTGCGCCGGATATCCTTCGGTCTCTGGAATGCCGACGTGACGGCGGAAGCCATCGAGGGGCTGGGAATCGGTGGGCAGCGGTTCATGCTCAGGCTCCCGGATGCGGCGGTACCGGTCACCCTGCGGGCCTTCGGGAGGCATAACGTCGCCAACGCCCTCGCCGCCGCTGCTGCGGCCCATGTGCTCGGAATCTCCGCCGAGACCATCGCCCGCGGTCTCGGGGAATTCCACCCCTATGCCCGCCGGTTCAACCTGGAGGAAGTGGCGGGGGTGGTTCTCGTCGACGACAGCTACAATGCCAACCCCGCCTCCATGGCGGCGGCACTCACCACGCTGCGTGAGATCGCCGACGGGCATCGGTCGGTGGCGGTTCTGGGCGACATGCTCGAACTCGGCGAGGGGGCGGAGGAGGCCCACCGGCAATTGGGGCGCCTTGCCGCCACCTGTGTCGACCGGCTCTATCTGCTGGGTCCCATGGCCGGGGTCGTGGCGGCCGGAGCCCGGGAGGGGGGGATGGCCGAAGGCTCCCTCGTGATTGCCGCCAGTCATGAGGAGATCGTGCAGGATCTGCGGCGCACCGTCGGTGCGAATGAGTTCATTCTTGTGAAAGGTTCCCGGGGGATGGCCATGGACAGGGTCGCGGAGGGGGTCAGGACGATGGAGACCACGACCTGTGGGAAGGGGGGGCCGACCTAA
- the murD gene encoding UDP-N-acetylmuramoyl-L-alanine--D-glutamate ligase, with translation MELAGKNILVVGLARTGVAVVRFLAARGARVTVTDLRDEAALAGPLGELAGLPVTYVLGRHAEADFAAADTVVVSPGVPQESPYLQAARDAGREVITEIELASRFIAASMVAITGTNGKTTTTTLTGEIFSACGFRTFVGGNIGNPLIELVESGEAVERVVVEISSFQLEWISAFRPTVAVLLNITEDHLDRYATFQEYIDAKARVFENQGAADWAVLNMDDPIVAGFAGRIGAAVFPMSQRQELAEGIFHRSGVITFRHAGREERFPTERFRITGVHNIENIMASLAAALLLGCDAPRARAAVEAFGGLPHRMELVRELAGVRYYEDSKATNVGSVEKALASFTGITLIAGGKDKGGSYAPLAPLVQERVRHMILIGEAKERMARELGHLTDTRMAATLEEAVALAAELAVPGEVVLFSPACSSFDMFRDYEERAQRFRAAVNGLAGGGTP, from the coding sequence ATGGAACTGGCTGGAAAAAACATACTCGTCGTCGGTCTGGCCCGCACCGGGGTGGCGGTGGTCCGCTTCCTGGCGGCGCGGGGCGCCCGGGTGACGGTGACCGACCTGCGGGATGAGGCCGCCCTGGCGGGGCCGCTGGGGGAGCTGGCCGGACTGCCGGTAACCTACGTCCTGGGGCGGCACGCCGAGGCGGACTTCGCCGCCGCCGACACGGTGGTGGTGAGCCCCGGCGTCCCCCAGGAAAGTCCTTACCTGCAGGCGGCACGGGACGCCGGCCGCGAGGTGATCACTGAGATCGAACTGGCGTCCCGTTTCATCGCCGCGTCGATGGTAGCCATCACCGGCACCAACGGCAAGACGACCACCACGACCCTCACCGGCGAGATCTTCTCGGCCTGCGGCTTCCGGACCTTCGTGGGGGGAAACATCGGCAATCCCCTCATTGAGCTGGTGGAGAGCGGCGAGGCGGTGGAGCGGGTGGTGGTGGAGATCAGCTCCTTCCAACTGGAGTGGATCAGCGCGTTCCGCCCCACGGTGGCGGTGCTCCTCAATATCACCGAGGACCATCTCGATCGTTACGCCACCTTTCAGGAATACATCGACGCCAAGGCCCGGGTCTTCGAGAACCAGGGCGCCGCGGACTGGGCCGTCCTCAACATGGACGATCCGATCGTGGCGGGATTTGCCGGCCGCATCGGCGCGGCGGTCTTCCCCATGAGCCAGCGGCAGGAGCTTGCCGAAGGGATCTTCCACCGCAGCGGCGTCATCACCTTCCGTCACGCCGGCCGCGAGGAGCGGTTCCCGACGGAGCGGTTCCGGATCACCGGCGTCCACAACATCGAGAACATCATGGCCTCCCTCGCCGCGGCGCTCCTCCTGGGATGCGATGCGCCCCGGGCGCGGGCGGCCGTGGAGGCGTTCGGCGGCCTCCCCCACCGGATGGAACTCGTGCGGGAGCTGGCCGGGGTCCGCTACTACGAGGACAGCAAGGCGACCAACGTGGGGAGCGTGGAGAAGGCCCTCGCCAGCTTCACCGGCATCACCCTCATCGCCGGCGGCAAGGACAAGGGGGGGAGCTATGCCCCCCTCGCGCCGCTGGTGCAGGAGCGGGTGCGGCACATGATCCTCATCGGCGAGGCGAAGGAGCGGATGGCCCGGGAGCTTGGCCACCTCACCGACACGCGGATGGCGGCAACCCTTGAGGAGGCGGTGGCGCTGGCTGCAGAGTTGGCCGTGCCGGGGGAGGTGGTGCTCTTCTCGCCGGCCTGCTCCAGTTTCGACATGTTCCGCGATTACGAGGAGCGCGCCCAGCGGTTCCGGGCGGCGGTCAACGGCCTTGCCGGGGGAGGCACTCCGTGA
- the ftsW gene encoding putative lipid II flippase FtsW, which yields MKLGVNVKEIERYDLVILLMAVALTCFGVVMVYSASSVMATKKFHDGFYFLKRQGIYALMGFGVMTLAMRFDYRKWREYAVPILLCCLAMLILVFIPGIGGAAKGASRWIRLPGFNFQPSELAKIALIIYMAYSLDKKQEKVKFFSTGFAPYMVLLAVLLGILLKQHDLGAALTMGVVALIMLFVAGTRPRYILGMGVLAVPFICYVVMTESYRMRRIKAFLNPWEDPTDTGFQIIQSWLAFGNGGIIGQGLGEGKQKMFYLPEAHTDFILSVTAEELGLIGVIVIAAMFLMLVLRSVRVALMAEDTFGRFLAFGIATLLGIQAFVNMAVVTGLLPTKGLALPFISYGGSSLLVTLFAVGVLLNVSTRMRGTP from the coding sequence GTGAAGCTCGGCGTGAACGTCAAGGAGATCGAGCGCTACGACCTGGTCATCCTCCTCATGGCGGTGGCCCTCACCTGCTTCGGGGTGGTGATGGTCTATTCCGCCTCGTCGGTCATGGCAACGAAGAAGTTTCACGACGGCTTCTACTTTCTGAAGCGGCAGGGGATCTACGCCCTCATGGGGTTCGGGGTGATGACTCTCGCCATGAGGTTCGACTACCGCAAGTGGCGTGAATACGCCGTGCCGATCCTCCTCTGCTGTCTTGCCATGCTCATTCTCGTCTTCATCCCGGGGATCGGCGGCGCCGCCAAGGGGGCGTCCCGCTGGATCCGGCTCCCAGGCTTCAACTTCCAGCCGTCGGAGCTGGCGAAGATCGCGCTCATCATCTATATGGCGTACTCCCTCGACAAGAAGCAGGAAAAGGTGAAGTTCTTCTCCACCGGCTTCGCCCCCTACATGGTGCTCCTGGCGGTGCTCCTCGGGATCCTCCTCAAGCAGCACGACCTGGGGGCTGCGCTCACCATGGGGGTCGTGGCCCTCATCATGCTCTTCGTCGCCGGGACGCGCCCCCGCTACATCCTCGGCATGGGGGTGCTGGCGGTGCCGTTCATCTGCTACGTCGTCATGACCGAGTCATACCGGATGCGGCGGATCAAGGCATTCCTCAACCCGTGGGAAGATCCGACCGACACCGGATTCCAGATCATCCAGTCGTGGCTTGCCTTCGGCAACGGCGGCATCATCGGCCAGGGGCTCGGCGAAGGGAAACAGAAGATGTTCTATCTACCCGAGGCGCACACCGATTTCATCCTCTCGGTGACCGCCGAGGAACTGGGGCTGATCGGGGTCATCGTCATCGCCGCCATGTTCCTGATGCTCGTGCTGCGCAGCGTGCGGGTGGCGCTCATGGCCGAGGACACCTTCGGGCGGTTTCTCGCCTTCGGCATCGCCACGCTGCTCGGCATCCAGGCCTTCGTCAACATGGCGGTCGTCACGGGGCTTCTGCCGACCAAGGGGCTGGCGCTCCCTTTCATCAGCTACGGGGGAAGTTCACTGCTCGTTACGCTGTTTGCCGTCGGGGTGCTCCTCAACGTCTCGACCCGCATGAGGGGGACACCATGA